The Paenibacillus sp. BIC5C1 DNA segment GTTTCTAAATGTGTTAAACTAACATTGACTTCGTGTCTACTATTGTTCTTCATTAGAAGTTTTATATGTACAAATTCCGGATTTATTGAAAAGGGTTGCTGTACCGTTGCGCCCCCAGAAGCAATATAGTGCGAGGGTTTATCCTCTTCTTCACTTAAAGAATTAGTAAGAATTGGACTTGTTGACTTGCTTGATAATACACCAGACTTTGGAGTAGAGGTATTCTCTTGAGTTGAACTTGTTGAATCACAGGCAGTTAAGGTCGCTGTTGTTAAAGATAATAATAAAACAGCAAAAAAAAGCCCCTTTTTTTTCACAACTTTATCCCTCGTATTCTTTTATTAGTTATTCTAGAACCTATAAGACGTTCCTCGTTATTAATAACGCTATCAAATCAATGAGAGTTACATCTGTAATTCACAAAATGGCACTGAGTTAACCTGTTAGTATATTTTATTGTTCAGTTTAGATTTTGCTGAACCTTTCACTTCATAAGGATAAATGATCATCCTCTACTTCTCCAGATAAGTTAAATATCATTTGATACATTGCAGCATATACTTCTTTATAGTGTACTCTAAGTGTAATTACTACATGATTATAGCCATCATCTGGCCAATTAGTAATACGAAGTGATACACTATCCACGAACAACTCTATTTTATTTGGATCATATTCGGGGAATTCTTTTTTAAAATCATCATTACATTCTTTCTTATAATTATTAAAGTAGTTCCAAAATCCTGAGTAACTCCGATCTTCTAAATTATACTCTTCAACAAAATCTTTTATTTCTTGAACATTCATATTAATAGCCCCCACTCTTATTCGACGTAAGAATTCAACTAAGATTATTTAACAAGAATTTCAATTGGATTCATTGTTAATGAGATATCACCATCAATATTTACAAGAAGATTTTGTTTCCCTTTTTTTGTTACTATAAATTCATCTTCAACCTCAACGAGTTGACCTGACTTAAACTCAGTTAAGTATGCCATATCCTTATAATTACGCTCCTCGTTACTACCCGAAAAGTAAAAACGAATGATTGGTTTTCCATGGAAAACTTCAACGGGTTGAATACCCGTATATTTAAGAGTCCCTTTTACTTTTATTGCTTCACCAGTAACTATATTAGTTGGGGTTGTTACTTCGAGAACAAAATCAGATGCTACTACACTTTGAGTCACAATTTCTTCATTTTTTTCTGTTAATGAACACCCAGCAAATATCATCGGTACCACTAATACCAACATTAAGATCCAACTACTCTTTTTTGTCACATCATATCACCTCTCTCATACTACAACGGATTTATATAGAATTTGTTGCTTAATTTCAAGAATACAAGTCATTCCGCTTTCGTAGTCTACTTAAAGTCAAATAAAATAGGCTTCCATGTAAGCTGGCAGCCTTAATTACTTTCCTTTTCCGTTAGTTTGAATTACTGAATCATCTCATTGATTTTGCTAACGCGATCATTTCCTCTTTAGTTAATTCTCCGCTGTCCATTTCAATGAAAGTATCATTTTGTACCCATCGTAGGTATCCGCCTGGTATATGGTTAGCCCATGGTTCAAATCGCCCCTCTATTCCATTTATGTTCATTTTCTCTCCATGTTCATTAAATTTAAAATCCTCGATTATAGTTCGTGTTGTACTTGATCGGTTACGGACATCGACGTTAGTGACAACTCGGTTTACTTTATATCCAATCGCCTTATGTTCTTCAATTCCAAACAAATATGTCTGTCCTGATTCATCAAAAAAATGAAGTCTAACTTTTGAAACGGATGGACTACTAACAAACGGGTATGGCTCCTTAATTTCTAATTTATAGTTTTCAACCAAGTAAGACGGCGTAAAGAGTTTGAAATCCGCAACAGTTTGCAGCTTGTCCAAATCCACATTTGAAAAAGCTTGCGTAGGTTTAGCAGATGTGATGAGTAAGTCATTGTTGATTCCAACAGCAAGCGTAAGGACAAAAATTAATGAAACAATCTGTTTAAGCAAGGACATTCCCTCCAAATTTTATGAATCACGTATTTATTTCTAAAAAAACCTACTACTTATTTCATTAGTCTCCCATTACTTCATAATCATTCGGAATTAATTCATACAAGGCACGAACATCACAACCGACGGTATCGGCGATCGATATGGCAATTTTGAGTGGCATCACTCTTTTGTTTTCAATAAAGTCATAAACTCGTTCCGGTTTAAAAAGCAATTCCTTTGCCAGCCATTCCGCTGACTTTCCGGTTTCCTTCAATCGTTCATTCAGTAAGCAACGTCCTAGTTCAAATTTCAAGAAACGATGACCTCCTTCATAAGATCACATTTAACCTTAAGCGTAGTCCATTAACAGCATTTCTATACAAAACCAAAAACTAACACAAACTCCCAGTCGTAATGTTTTTAGTAGGTCAAGTGGATTTAGATAAGAGGAAAGGTATAGATCAAGGACTTCATTTTACAGTATATTTTTTCGATATATTATGTACAGACTTTTATTTTAAATTTTAACTATTGAAGTTATGGGAGCTGTAAATTGATGTGTTGAGGGGGAAATGTAGTGAAGACAAAGATTGTATCCATACTAAAAATGAGATCTTTGAGAACAAAGTTAGTCACTCTATGTTTGGCTATACTAATTGTGCCCACGATCGTGATAGGGTTCACTTCGTATACGGTTTCGAAAAATGAAATGAATGAATCAGGCAAGGCAGCACTTGAAAATAGTGTGAATATGGTTATTGGCATGATTAGCCTCCTCAATGAGCAAGTAGAGAGCGGAGATTTAACATTGGAACAAGCACAGGAAAAACTCCGCGCCGAACTGCTCGGTGAAAAAAATGCAGATAATAAGCGGCCTGTAAAAAGTGAATATACTGTAGGGAAAACAGGATATCCATGGGCAGTTGATAAGGTTGCTCATTCCGTGATGAATCCTTCAAATGAAGGTCAGGATTTGACAGATGTCGTGACGGAAGATGGCGTGTATTTGGGAAAAGAGCTTGTTAAGGTTGGGTCAGCCGGAGGGGGATTTGTCACCTACAAGTGGGCTCTACCCGATACTGGTGAAATAGAAACCAAAGTTTCATATGTTGAAATGGATCCACATTGGGGCTGGATCGTCGGTTCTGGTGCATATTTAAGTGAGTTCAACAGCGGTGCAACCCAAGTACTCTATCTTGTAATAATGGTTACGGCAGTTGCAGTAGTTCTCGGATCAGTTATCGTCAGCATTGTCTCAGGGCGTCTAACGAAGCCTATCCTTAAGATCGCAAAGCGACTGAAGTCAGTTGCGGACGGTGATCTGACCGTTGAAGAAGTCAAAATTAAGTCCAAAGATGAAATAGGTGAGCTGTCTAAAGACTTTAATGAAATGATTAAAAACATGAGATATCTTATTAGACAAGTCGATCTTTCCACAAAGCAGGTAGCTTCATCCTCCAAAGAATTGAACCTTGGAGCAGAGCACACCAGTCAAGCAACTGAGAATATCACCATTTCGATCCAAGAATCCGCAGTCGGCGCACAAGAGCAACAAATGATGCTTCAAAGAACAACCAACTCACTCGAGGAAATATCAATTGGTATCCAGCGAATAGCGGAAAGTTCATCAACTATTGCTGATTCTTCTGTTGATGCGATGGAATTGGCGAATATAGGTAGTACTGCCATAGAGCACACGACGAAGCAAATGAACCTGATTAACCATTCCGTTAATGAAACCGATGTAGTAATGAGGATGCTTGATGAACGCAGCCAGCAGATCGGTACGATGCTACATGCCATTACGGATATCGCAAACCAGACTAACCTTCTGGCTTTAAATGCTTCGATTGAGGCTGCCCGTGCAGGAGAAGAAGGCCGCGGTTTCTCCGTAGTTGCTGCTGAAGTAAGAAAACTTGCTGAACAATCGAATCAGTCATCCGGGCAGATTTCCACGTTGATTCATGATATGCGTACAGATATAGAGCAATCTCTCAAAACGTTGGAACGAGTTAAACAGGACGTCGACTCCGGTATACAGATTGCTAGTGAGACAGAACAACAGTTCAACAAAATTGTGGGGTCCACAAACTTTATTGCGCAACAAACGGAAGAACTCGCCAGTGTTACACAGCAGATAACTGCAAGTGTCCAGGAAATAACAGCGGGTCAAGAGCAAGTCTCCAATCTTGCGCTTCAAGCTGCAGACCATTCACAAAATATAGCTGCATCTTCAGAAGAACAACTGGCTTCAATGGAGCAAATTACGAGCCTAGCCACAACCTTGTCGGATATGTCACAGCAGTTAGAGCGTTTGACAATCCAATTTAAGTATTAATCACTAAAAATTTGCGACTGCACTTGCAGTTATAGACTAACCTAAGTTAATTGAACAAAGGCAGCCGATCACGTTGTCGGCTGCCTCCTTGTTTTTATTGAGTTATCGTATCACGTTAGTTTAAAGAAGCATCGTTAATCCACACTTTATTTCCTCTCTACATCAAACATCGATTTCTGTTCTGATACTATAAAATGATATCTACATAATCTAAATCAGTTCCTGCTTCCGCTTCAAATACCCGTACAACACTATTCCAGATGCCGCACAGATCACAGCGCATAGGCCGATGAATCCGTACCCTGCTTGAAGTCCGCGTAGTAACCCCAACTGAGTCGTTGGACCGTACATATTCTTCACACCTTCAATGACCCAGCCAATCACATAGTTACCAATGACACTTCCGACCCCCATGAGGGTGACCGTCAACGTAATCGCGGTGTCACTGCCGTTCGGATACCTGCGTGCGATAAATGCCATCACCGTTGGATAGATCATCGCAATACCCGCACCGGATACCGCAAAGAAGAATGCAAGACTCTCTCCTCCTGTAAGCGCCACAAACGTACACACCGCCGAGAAAGCCGAGAACAGAATGAGCGACAACACAAATCCGATTCGGTCCGTTAGTGGACCCAGCAGCAGACGACCTAACGAGAAAGCAAGGAAGAACGCAGAGAGCAGCCCAGATGCTTTGACCGTGTCCCACGTATAGGCTTTCTCCAGGAAGTTAACGAGCCAACCCCCAACCGCC contains these protein-coding regions:
- a CDS encoding pilus assembly protein; translation: MKKKGLFFAVLLLSLTTATLTACDSTSSTQENTSTPKSGVLSSKSTSPILTNSLSEEEDKPSHYIASGGATVQQPFSINPEFVHIKLLMKNNSRHEVNVSLTHLETSKVYFAITIAAGESSDWININQGFSQGMRTGGYLLQWSGGGYNVDGEVWGAAGSDPDDTAPLSY
- a CDS encoding DUF4367 domain-containing protein, coding for MLKQIVSLIFVLTLAVGINNDLLITSAKPTQAFSNVDLDKLQTVADFKLFTPSYLVENYKLEIKEPYPFVSSPSVSKVRLHFFDESGQTYLFGIEEHKAIGYKVNRVVTNVDVRNRSSTTRTIIEDFKFNEHGEKMNINGIEGRFEPWANHIPGGYLRWVQNDTFIEMDSGELTKEEMIALAKSMR
- a CDS encoding methyl-accepting chemotaxis protein codes for the protein MKTKIVSILKMRSLRTKLVTLCLAILIVPTIVIGFTSYTVSKNEMNESGKAALENSVNMVIGMISLLNEQVESGDLTLEQAQEKLRAELLGEKNADNKRPVKSEYTVGKTGYPWAVDKVAHSVMNPSNEGQDLTDVVTEDGVYLGKELVKVGSAGGGFVTYKWALPDTGEIETKVSYVEMDPHWGWIVGSGAYLSEFNSGATQVLYLVIMVTAVAVVLGSVIVSIVSGRLTKPILKIAKRLKSVADGDLTVEEVKIKSKDEIGELSKDFNEMIKNMRYLIRQVDLSTKQVASSSKELNLGAEHTSQATENITISIQESAVGAQEQQMMLQRTTNSLEEISIGIQRIAESSSTIADSSVDAMELANIGSTAIEHTTKQMNLINHSVNETDVVMRMLDERSQQIGTMLHAITDIANQTNLLALNASIEAARAGEEGRGFSVVAAEVRKLAEQSNQSSGQISTLIHDMRTDIEQSLKTLERVKQDVDSGIQIASETEQQFNKIVGSTNFIAQQTEELASVTQQITASVQEITAGQEQVSNLALQAADHSQNIAASSEEQLASMEQITSLATTLSDMSQQLERLTIQFKY
- a CDS encoding XRE family transcriptional regulator; translated protein: MKFELGRCLLNERLKETGKSAEWLAKELLFKPERVYDFIENKRVMPLKIAISIADTVGCDVRALYELIPNDYEVMGD